The following proteins are co-located in the Helicoverpa armigera isolate CAAS_96S chromosome 23, ASM3070526v1, whole genome shotgun sequence genome:
- the LOC135118573 gene encoding uncharacterized protein LOC135118573, with amino-acid sequence MSFPVYFMCAASDLNSLLISIYLISIFGRMKLLKKTLENNLVPVNIVGKEQLDKNVNIVRKCVGYYTNMIDAWNIIDNDMQIMKLKSQLDPSLSSELEVVLHCIHIRPFKFLICRAVPVDINMPITIISFCITYVIVIMQFIHFSNL; translated from the exons ATGAGTTTCCCCGTATATTTTATGTGTGCGGCTTCAGACTTAAATTCTTTGCTTATAAGCATATACCTAATTAGTATTTTTGGGCGTATGAAGCTATTGAAGAAAACGTTGGAGAACAATCTCGTCCCTGTCAATATTGTTGGCAAAGAGCAGCTCGACAAAAATGTGAATATTGTTAGAAAATGCGTCGGTTACTATACTAATATGATAGACGCTTGGAACATTATTGATAACGACAtgcagattatg AAGCTAAAATCTCAATTAG ATCCGTCTCTCTCGTCTGAGCTGGAGGTTGTTCTGCATTGCATCCACATTCGGCCGTTCAAGTTCCTGATCTGCAGAGCCGTGCCCGTCGATATCAACATGCCAATTACTATAATCAGTTTCTGCATCACCTACGTCATTGTTATCATGCAGTTTATTCACTTTAGCAACTTGTAA
- the LOC126054215 gene encoding uncharacterized protein LOC126054215 has product MMTSVTIEQIPKEIIQLIPLYNGDKRQLNLYLRKCQYVLDRYKGSHEQNLYVYNVLTSRLRDDAAALLSEREDIVTWSAFKDLLIQHFGDPRSEACINIELESLKIKSGESYLEFCNRIQSVRSLLMSKVNMIEDTDLKSAKTIIYNNTALNVFLYNLPENMVRIVRLKAPSSLEAALSIVLEEVNFLEQYNTRNRIYGQSSSFGSKLVMTPAGYKPLLPNNITTPKFNFGIPQNKFNQPQGQLPNALTSRPKPGYLPQSQQFGYRPPQQFGYRPPQQFGYRPPQPFGYRPPQQLGYRPPPQFGYKPLQPQQFGYKSPNNSNTPQILKPQTQTTDVSMRTAQPKSNVPQGFNLNELSADDYEPYYNNYYSNYDDDYYGDSNEINYHDETHVDYELQSENEIQALDFQESASTDKKS; this is encoded by the coding sequence ATGATGACTTCAGTGACTATTGAACAAATAcccaaagaaattattcaattaatacctTTGTATAATGGTGATAAAAGacagttaaatctttatttgcgaaAGTGTCAGTATGTCCTTGACCGATATAAGGGTAGCCACGAACAAAATctttacgtttataatgttttaactagTCGATTGAGAGATGACGCCGCAGCGCTCTTATCAGAACGTGAAGATATTGTGACATGGTCTGCTTTTAAAGATctacttattcaacattttggaGACCCGCGTAGCGAAGCGTGCATTAATATCGAATTAGAatccttaaaaattaaatccggtgaaagttatttagaattttgtaatagaatCCAAAGTGTTCGATCATTATTGATGTCCAAGGTCAACATGATTGAGGATACTGATTTGAAGAGTGcaaagacaattatttataacaatacggcCTTGAATGTGTTCTTATACAATCTCCCAGAGAATATGGTTCGTATTGTAAGGCTTAAGGCACCCTCTAGTTTAGAAGCGGCCTTGAGTATAGTACTTGAGGAAGTTAATTTCTTAGAGCAGTATAATACTAGGAATCGCATTTACGGTCAATCTAGCAGTTTCGGATCAAAATTGGTAATGACGCCAGCGGGATACAAACCTTTATTGCCAAATAATATTACCACACCTAAATTTAATTTCGGTATTCCACAGAATAAATTCAATCAGCCCCAAGGTCAATTACCAAATGCATTAACATCACGCCCCAAGCCTGGGTACTTACCCCAATCTCAACAatttgggtacaggccaccccaaCAATTCGGGTACAGGCCACCTCAACAATTCGGGTATAGGCCACCTCAACCatttgggtacaggccaccccaaCAATTAGGATACAGGCCACCGCCACAGTTTGGCTATAAACCGTTGCAACCTCAGCAGTTTGGTTACAAATCCCCCAATAATTCTAATACCCCACAAATACTAAAACCTCAAACGCAAACTACTGATGTGTCTATGCGAACAGCCCAACCTAAATCGAATGTACCACaaggtttcaatttaaatgaattgtctGCTGACGACTATGAGCCTTATTACAATAACTATTACTCTAACTATGACGATGACTATTATGGTgactcaaatgaaattaattatcatgacgAGACTCATGTTGACTATGAATTACAatcagaaaatgaaattcaGGCACTGGATTTTCAGGAGAGTGCCTCGACGGACAAGAAatcttag